The following coding sequences are from one Segnochrobactrum spirostomi window:
- a CDS encoding amidohydrolase yields MPLFVAEAVAAPDDGTADIVFKNGPVYTVSDANPWARAVAVKGKRIVYVGDDAGVQSLIGSKTRVVDLAGKMLLPGFVEGHIHPLVGATLTRGVDLQFDTKAEMLAALKAHGDNGDVVRGYGWRYNAFPPTGPRKEDLDALWPDKPVILIAIDGHSGWVNSQALALAGITKDTKDPLPGFSYFERDPSSAKPTGYLVEVPAVVRVNNAIEPFNAEYVAESLVEWLPAASAAGITTLFDAGMQVIPDTEGFEIYSRLERAGRLPFRVVGCHYYNNPAVDPVPIIEALRREFNSELVKASVLKLNIDGGDAQRTAAFFAPYADAPETSGDTLLSPSVFADIIRRADLAGIDIHIHSYGDRATHLSLDSFEAAIKANPPRDRRNALAHLFLIAPDDIPRFAQLGVVGQFSTQWAVPDPSQAIARARLGPPRCDQLYPWGSILRRGGVVSLGTDWPAAGYYSTYRPLDAIEVATTRREMNKPNGPQLAPAGEVISLAAALKAATMGSAYQLGMDHEVGSIEVGKFADLVVMERNLFDVAPHEIHSTKVAMTVMNGKVVHDGYA; encoded by the coding sequence ATGCCGCTCTTTGTTGCTGAGGCAGTCGCGGCACCGGACGACGGGACCGCCGACATCGTCTTCAAGAACGGTCCGGTCTACACGGTCTCCGACGCGAATCCCTGGGCGCGAGCAGTCGCCGTCAAGGGAAAGCGTATTGTCTATGTGGGTGACGACGCCGGTGTGCAGTCCCTGATAGGGTCGAAGACCCGTGTCGTCGATCTCGCGGGCAAGATGTTGCTGCCCGGTTTCGTCGAGGGGCACATCCATCCACTGGTCGGTGCGACCTTGACCAGGGGCGTCGACCTGCAGTTCGACACAAAGGCGGAAATGCTGGCGGCGCTCAAGGCCCATGGCGACAATGGAGACGTCGTTCGTGGCTACGGCTGGCGCTACAACGCCTTCCCACCGACCGGCCCACGCAAGGAGGATCTCGACGCGCTGTGGCCCGACAAGCCGGTGATCCTTATCGCCATCGACGGACACAGCGGCTGGGTCAACTCGCAGGCTTTGGCTCTCGCCGGGATCACGAAGGATACGAAGGATCCTTTGCCCGGATTCAGCTACTTCGAACGCGATCCGTCGAGCGCCAAACCGACCGGCTATCTCGTGGAAGTTCCAGCCGTCGTCCGCGTTAACAACGCTATCGAGCCTTTCAATGCGGAATACGTCGCCGAATCGCTCGTGGAATGGCTCCCCGCCGCGTCTGCCGCCGGCATCACCACGCTTTTCGATGCTGGCATGCAAGTCATTCCGGACACAGAGGGGTTCGAAATCTACTCGAGGCTGGAGCGCGCGGGAAGATTACCGTTTCGGGTCGTCGGCTGCCACTACTACAACAACCCGGCCGTCGACCCAGTCCCAATCATCGAGGCCCTGCGTCGGGAATTCAACTCGGAGCTCGTGAAGGCTTCGGTGCTGAAGCTGAACATTGATGGCGGCGACGCGCAGCGGACCGCCGCGTTCTTCGCGCCCTATGCCGACGCACCCGAAACCAGCGGCGATACGCTGCTGTCGCCCTCGGTCTTTGCCGACATCATTCGGCGTGCCGACCTCGCTGGGATTGACATCCACATCCATTCCTACGGCGACCGCGCGACGCACCTGTCATTGGACAGCTTCGAGGCTGCCATCAAGGCCAATCCGCCGCGTGATCGGCGCAACGCTTTGGCCCATCTGTTCTTGATCGCGCCGGACGACATTCCACGTTTCGCCCAGCTCGGCGTCGTAGGGCAGTTCTCGACGCAGTGGGCGGTGCCGGATCCGTCCCAGGCGATCGCCCGAGCCCGTCTGGGGCCGCCTCGCTGCGATCAACTCTATCCTTGGGGGTCCATCCTCCGTCGAGGTGGGGTCGTGTCGCTTGGCACTGATTGGCCGGCCGCCGGCTACTACAGCACCTATCGTCCCCTCGACGCGATCGAGGTCGCGACCACCCGGCGCGAGATGAACAAGCCGAACGGACCTCAACTGGCACCGGCCGGGGAAGTCATTTCGCTCGCGGCGGCGCTGAAGGCGGCCACGATGGGGTCGGCGTACCAGTTGGGCATGGACCACGAGGTCGGTTCCATCGAGGTCGGCAAGTTCGCCGATCTTGTGGTCATGGAGAGGAACCTCTTCGACGTCGCCCCGCACGAGATCCACAGCACCAAGGTCGCCATGACCGTGATGAACGGCAAGGTCGTGCACGACGGTTACGCCTGA
- a CDS encoding amidohydrolase — translation MPSFVAEAVAEPDDETADIVFRNGPVYTVDRARPWARAVAVKGKRIVFVGEDAGVKPFIGSKTRIVDLEGKILLPGFVEGHTHPLVGAALTRGVDLQFDTREETLDVLSAYRSKTTTMDVVRGFGWRYCAFPASGPRKEDLDAIWPDKPVILLAIDGHAAWVNSLALVLAGVTKDTKDPIPGFSYFERDVATGEPTGYLVEPPVVLMVSSAIEPFSRDYVAAGLADWLPKAAAAGITAVFDAGIQVLPDQEGFALYSQLERAGELSLRVVGSHYHNQPDVDPVPVIHALQREFNSELVKASVLKLNIDGGDPQYTAALLAPYSDRLETSGDTLLPPEVFADIIRRADRDGIDIHVHSFGDRATRLSLDAIEAAIKANPPRDRRNALAHLSLVDSQDAPRFGELGVIAQYSAHWACPDLQNMGVTRSRFGAVRGDAMLTMKSVLDHGGVLSFGADWPAAGYYSTYRPLDGIEVATTRRELNKPQGPQLRPFDQAISLDAAIRANTLGPAYQIRMEHEIGSIEVGKFADLVVLERNLFEVAPQDIHKTRVLMTVMNGRVTHQAKV, via the coding sequence ATCGTCTTCGTCGGAGAGGACGCGGGAGTTAAGCCTTTCATCGGATCGAAGACGCGCATCGTAGACCTCGAGGGCAAGATATTGCTCCCGGGCTTCGTCGAGGGCCACACTCATCCTCTCGTAGGGGCGGCCCTGACGCGCGGTGTCGATCTCCAATTCGATACCCGCGAGGAGACGCTCGATGTGCTCAGCGCCTATCGCAGCAAGACGACGACGATGGACGTGGTCCGTGGTTTTGGCTGGCGGTACTGCGCCTTTCCGGCGAGCGGCCCACGAAAGGAGGACCTCGACGCCATCTGGCCCGACAAGCCCGTCATCCTCCTGGCGATCGACGGGCATGCCGCCTGGGTCAACTCGCTGGCACTGGTTCTCGCCGGAGTGACGAAGGACACCAAGGACCCGATCCCCGGCTTCAGCTATTTCGAGCGCGATGTTGCGACCGGCGAGCCGACCGGGTATCTCGTTGAGCCGCCGGTCGTGCTGATGGTCAGCAGCGCCATCGAGCCGTTCAGCCGGGACTATGTGGCCGCGGGTCTCGCGGACTGGCTTCCCAAGGCCGCCGCCGCGGGAATCACCGCCGTCTTCGACGCCGGCATCCAAGTTCTGCCGGATCAAGAGGGCTTCGCGCTCTATTCGCAGCTTGAACGGGCAGGCGAGTTGTCGCTCCGGGTCGTCGGCTCGCATTACCACAACCAGCCTGACGTCGACCCCGTGCCGGTGATCCACGCGCTGCAGCGGGAATTCAACTCGGAGCTGGTGAAGGCGTCGGTGCTCAAGCTGAACATCGACGGTGGCGACCCGCAGTACACGGCGGCACTTCTCGCCCCCTATTCAGATAGGCTGGAGACGAGCGGCGACACGTTGCTTCCGCCGGAAGTATTCGCAGACATCATCAGGCGTGCCGATCGCGATGGCATCGACATCCATGTGCACTCTTTCGGTGACCGGGCAACTCGGCTGTCGCTCGACGCCATCGAGGCGGCGATAAAAGCCAATCCGCCGCGCGATCGCCGGAATGCGCTCGCTCACCTCTCTTTGGTCGACTCACAGGATGCGCCGCGCTTCGGCGAGCTCGGCGTCATCGCGCAATATTCGGCGCATTGGGCGTGTCCGGACCTACAGAACATGGGTGTCACCCGCTCGCGCTTCGGCGCGGTCCGGGGCGACGCCATGCTCACGATGAAATCGGTCCTCGACCACGGCGGCGTTCTTTCATTCGGCGCCGACTGGCCGGCCGCAGGCTATTACAGCACCTACCGTCCGCTCGACGGGATCGAGGTGGCGACAACCCGACGCGAACTCAACAAACCTCAAGGTCCGCAGCTGCGGCCGTTCGACCAAGCAATCTCGCTCGACGCCGCGATCCGGGCGAACACGCTCGGCCCCGCCTACCAGATCCGGATGGAGCACGAAATCGGCTCGATCGAGGTTGGCAAATTCGCAGACCTCGTGGTGCTGGAAAGGAATCTATTCGAAGTCGCCCCACAGGACATCCACAAGACCCGAGTTCTGATGACGGTGATGAACGGACGGGTGACGCATCAGGCGAAAGTCTGA